In Paraglaciecola sp. T6c, the sequence CATGCCTCTAGTCAATTTATCTTTGGTCTGCTCTACATCATGTACATTTTCACTGACGATCACTAAGCTGGTATCTTTCATATCCACTGCTTCGGCGGTTAGATAGCCATCGGTGACTCTGTCTTTTGCTTTGTAACCGTCTTTATGAGGCACAATAAATACAGTCACTTTGCCATTATCGCCTTGCATGACTAAGTGCAGGCTTCTAACCCCTTCGAAGTCACAGTGGTTTGCATAAAATACTTGCCCCATATCCTCATTTAAATGACCACCGTATTGGGCGAGCTTAGCGTTGACTTGTTGCAAGGTGAAATCTTCGTTCGCATCAAGCGCATGAGGACCTTCATGATATACGTGAGCCAGTGATTGAGCTGACACATCAATGTAATTTTGTTGTTGCCACAGCGTGAAACTAACACCCACAACAAACGCTAAAGATGCCGCTAGCGCTAAATGCACCCGGGCACGCTTCTTATTGTGTTGGTGAGTTTGCATAGTTTGGCGCAAAATAAGTTTGTGTGCTAAATCGTCAGGCACATCGACTTTCATCGCCGCTTGTAAACTCGCATCGATCTTTTTTTGCTCAGACCAAAATTCGTGTTTTGCAGGGTCTTGTGCTGCCGCTTCTTTGACTCGTATGTCATCGCAATTCGGATCAGCATAAATGGTTCTGCGAAATTCTAAATCATCCATTTTTCCGTTCTCGATTGTCATTTGATTTCTCTAGCGCCTCTTTAATTTGGCTTCGCGCCCTAAATAGTCGGGTCATTACGGTATTCTTGTTTAAATCTAGTTGAGCTGCAATTTCATCTCCGCTGTATCCAAACATGATTTGCAACATTAATGGCTCTCTATACTCTTCAGTCAAAGACGCCATTATTTTCCGTAACTCTCGGTGCTCAATCTCAACTTCGTGAGTCAACTGATCGTCTGAGATAGACACATCATCGATATCAACCAAGTCGAACTGCTTACGTTCAAAGCGTCGGGCATTTTCCCGACGCAATATCGTAATCAACCAAGATTTGGCGGCTTTTTCGTCCTTTAATGAATCCAATGATTTCCATGCACGCAGAAATGTCTCTTGGACTATGTCTTCTGCCACCGCTTTATCTTTAACCAGCCAGTATGCATAGCGGAATATATCACCATGTAATGCTTGGACTAGGGTTTCGTATCGTTTTTGTTTATCTAGCATGTCACTAGAGACCGAGGCTTTTTTAAATTGCTTTCGCAAATTCATTATTTATTTCCGCCTTTTATGTGTGATCTTATTATTCGTTAAAGCGGGGCATAGTGCAATTCGCCCTTAGTCGTGGGAGAAAGGCTGATTGCACATGCATTTTTACTGCGGATGTTGCCCCATATTTACAAATGAGGCATGAAAAATAGCGCTCTTAAGTCATTGAAGTTGTTCCCCATTCATCAGCTAATAAAGTGGGGCTAATTTTTCGTTGCTGTGATGAGCGCTAGCTTGCTGTCGAATTAAGCTAAGTATTGAGACAATTTCTTCCTTGTTCCACTGTTTGTCCTCGGCGCCAAATTTAGATGCATATAATGTACTTATCGCATTATCTAGCGAGGCGTTGCTAAATTCGTTTTGTAATGTATTGATTGATTTACCATTACTTCCCGTTAACGTATTTAGCCATAATGTTAATGCCTGAATGATTGCCTGCGTATCCTGTTTGCTGATAGCTGCTTGCAACGAGTTCCATGCTTGCTTCTCAGAAGGATTCGTCTTATTCGCTGCGCCATTATTGGCTCTACTAAACACATTTGCTTTG encodes:
- a CDS encoding DUF3379 domain-containing protein, translating into MDDLEFRRTIYADPNCDDIRVKEAAAQDPAKHEFWSEQKKIDASLQAAMKVDVPDDLAHKLILRQTMQTHQHNKKRARVHLALAASLAFVVGVSFTLWQQQNYIDVSAQSLAHVYHEGPHALDANEDFTLQQVNAKLAQYGGHLNEDMGQVFYANHCDFEGVRSLHLVMQGDNGKVTVFIVPHKDGYKAKDRVTDGYLTAEAVDMKDTSLVIVSENVHDVEQTKDKLTRGMTFSA
- a CDS encoding sigma-70 family RNA polymerase sigma factor; this encodes MNLRKQFKKASVSSDMLDKQKRYETLVQALHGDIFRYAYWLVKDKAVAEDIVQETFLRAWKSLDSLKDEKAAKSWLITILRRENARRFERKQFDLVDIDDVSISDDQLTHEVEIEHRELRKIMASLTEEYREPLMLQIMFGYSGDEIAAQLDLNKNTVMTRLFRARSQIKEALEKSNDNRERKNG